The window CCCTGCTATCGAATACGATTTCTATGTCGCCTATGGCGGTGAGATCAACGAAGATCTGACCTACGACATTACCCTTAACCGTTATAACTACTCAGGCGAAAGTGACATTGGCTATTTTGAAGTCACAGCTGGCATGGATTATAAAGGCTTTCGTGCCGCTTACTGGTACACCAATGACTACGGCGGTAGTGATTTAGACTATCACTATGCTGAGCTTAACTATTCCTATGAATTTGTTGAGAACTGGAGTCTCGATCTACACTACGGCTATAACGTTGGTGATGCTTTGGATGACGGTGAAGGCTTTGATAGCTACTCAGATTACTCTGTTGGCGTATCGACTGAACTGTCAGGCTTTGGGCTTTCTCTTGCTTGGTTAGGCACAGATCTTAGCGGCGATCAAAAGGTCTCTGATGGCGCATTCAAAACCTCAGATACCGTGCTTGCTAGCGTAAGTTACGCGTTCTAATTTCGCCT of the Shewanella baltica genome contains:
- a CDS encoding TorF family putative porin, which encodes MYNNLNKKRLVQLVGLALTTTLFSGMAAAEVTGEISLTNDYRFRGVSQTAGDPALQGGIDWSFDSGFSVGAWASNVDFDEPGYNGPAIEYDFYVAYGGEINEDLTYDITLNRYNYSGESDIGYFEVTAGMDYKGFRAAYWYTNDYGGSDLDYHYAELNYSYEFVENWSLDLHYGYNVGDALDDGEGFDSYSDYSVGVSTELSGFGLSLAWLGTDLSGDQKVSDGAFKTSDTVLASVSYAF